The window TGCAATACCATTTTTGGCGAGTAAATTTTTCTCAGAAAGTAAATTACTCAATGGCTTATTTTCAGTGGTTTCAATTATTTCACCATTAAAAGTGATTTGCATTTTTCAATTTTAATTTTTTTAATAAAATGCTTTAGGTGAATGGAAAGGAAAGATTGTATTCCTAACTTTTTCCTACAACAGTACAAACTGTATCAGGTTCAAAGGGTTTAATCTCAGCCTTTTCGGCACCCCTAAAGTTTATGCTAATATACAAACAAATTTGTACTTACACCTTGTTTATTTATCCAGCCGTTTATCAATACTATAGTACCTCTTATGTATTTTTGGTATCAACTGAAGTTTTATTAGTGATATTTGAAGTAATGATTAGAAATCTACTTTCCATACTGATATTTTTTATTTCGTTTGCCTTAGTTGCGTCTAAAAAAGACAGCCTAGGGCTATCTATTTCTGCCGGTTTGAATTTTTCTACCATTAACACCGATAAAGATTTTGTTTCGAAACCACGTATAGGAAACAATATAAGGTTGGGCGTTTATCTAAAGCGAAATATTTTACTTTCTGCTGAATACACTCATTTTGCGAAACATGACATTTCTATTTTCGAAAAAAAAGTACAATCTCAATCGCTAGAGATTAACGCAAATTTTAGGTCTAATTTGGTGGGCTATTCTACCGCTTTTTATTTTATAACAGGAGTTGCCATGCAAAACAGAATTTTTAATAAGGTTACTTATGATGCTTTTAATTATGGTTTGTTAGAGTCAAGCAATGTGGTGCAGAGGGATAATTGGTATGGGATAAATTTAGGTTTTGGCTTGTCGCAAAAAATAAAATTTATTGATGTATTTGCTGATTTAAAATATCGTATAAGCAAGCGTATTTCATCTGTTCCGGTCAATATTATTGATATTGGCTATCAAATTGGATTACGATACAATTTTATGCTTGGTAAGCCTACTCGAAAAGTAAGAATGAAACTTCCAGGAGATAAATACCATTGGTTTTAACTTGTAATATTTAAAACTTTATTTAAGGCCTAAAGAGGTATATGGCCTTCACTCTATTTTGATTTTAATTAACAATAAAATAAATGGAAGAAGTAAGTATAAATTAAAGTAAATTTGAGTTAATTAATTTCGCAATGAATAATCCGTTTTCTACATTCCTACATATTACATTATTTTTGTTTGTGTTGTTGAGCTGCAACAACAATAAAGGTCGAAAAAATGTGTCCGAAAGTACCTTAAAAGAGCCACTTATTGATGCCAACAAAAAAATGGTAAAGCAAGAGTCGGACGAAATTGACCAATATGTTAAATTACAAGGATGGAAAATGCGCACCAGTGGCTCAGGGTTGCGTTATATGATTTACGACACTACCAACAAACCGTTTGCCCAAAATGGCCAAATGGCAAAGGTTAAGTATAAAATATCCTTGTTAGATGGCACTGTATGCTATTCGTCCGAAAAAAATGGTTTTAAAGAGTTTTTAATTGGTCAGGATCATGTTGAAAGTGGGTTACATGAAGGTATTAGATATATGAAGGAGGGCGAAAAGGCTTTGTTTGTTATGCCGTCTCATCTGGCGCATGGTTTGTCTGGCGATAACGATAAGGTGCCACCCCGATCAAGTTTAGTATTTGATATTGAGTTAATATCTCTTAGGTAATTTCTAGCTATTTATTCTTATTTTTGCTCTTTAATTTTTTAATTGAGCGCATTCAAAAAATATTCATCTAAATTCAATAAGCACATATCTAATTCGATGTGTGTTTGTTTTTTTTTATTGACTTTTATTTCCAGCTGCAAAAAAGAAGAAAAATACAAAGGATATAAAGAAACAAATAGTGGTTTGTATTATAAGCTATTATCCTTTGGTGATAGTACTAAAACTGCAAAAAATACAGATTTCCTCGCGCTGCGAATTGTGTATAAAAACGAACGAGATTCGGTTTTTTTAGACACCAAGAATCAAAATCCTTTGGGGTATTTGCTTGTGCCTGCAAGCAAAGTAAGCTTTAAGGGCAGTTTTGAGGAGTTTTATACAAGCATGAATGAAGGAGATAGCATAACTTTTAAAGTACATAGTGATTCGTTATTTATCAAGTTTTTGCAAACCGAATACCCTGTTTTTATTAAAGAATCTAGTATTTTAAATGTGGATGTAAAACTCCAAAAAATATTATCCAAAGAAGCATATGAAAATGAATTAAAGCTGTTGGCGCAACTAATAGATGATTTAGATATAGAAGAGCAACGCAAGCTGTTGATTTATTTAAGACAAAACAATATTTTTCAATCGCCTTTAGATAATGGGTTGTATTATATATCGGCAATTGAGGGGGACGGCCCTCTAGTTGAAAATGAAAAAACGATTGTAATGCGCTACAATGGTTATTTTATGGATGGTAAAAAATTTGATACTACAATCGATTCGTCCTTATTTGAATTTGTAATGGGTAAAGAAGATCAAATTATACCCGGAATTGCCGAGGGAATTAAATTGATGAAACAAGGTGGGAAAGCAAAATTAATTATACCTTCGCATCTTGCTTACGGAAAGGATGGCTCATCTACTGGGGTTGTGCCTCCTTACACCACACTAATTTATGATATTGAAATTGTCCAAGTAAAATAACAATCAAAACAACATATTTGCCATTTATGTTATGGCAAAATCTTAAAAAAATGAATATGAAAAAACAATTTAAAACAGCAATTTTAGCATCAATAGGAGCTTTTGTGGTGTCTTGTAATTCTAACAAAGGGTCAGCAGATTTTGAAAAAACGGAATCTGGTTTGGAGTACAAATTTTATTCTCAAAATAAAGAGGGCGTAAAACCTAAAGAAGGCGATTTTATAAAGGTAATTATGCAATACAAAACATCTAAAGATTCTGTGCTTTTTAAATCGGCTCAAGTTGCCATGGATGGTAGCGGAGCAATTGAGTTTCCTGTTGCAAAAGCACCGTTTAAAGGTAGTTTTGAAGAAGGCTTGGCAATGATGAGTGTTGGAGATAGTGCAAGTTTTAAAGTAAGCGCAGATTCTTTGTATTTGCTTGCTTTTAAAGCAAAGGAGCTACCTGCATTTATTGATAAAGGAAGTTTGTTGACATTTGATGTTAAGTTAGTTAGCATTCGTAGCAAAGAAGAGGTAATGAAAGAGCAAGAAATGGCAATGCAAAAGCAAGCCGCAGAAGCAGAAAAACGTAAAACTCAAGAGCCGCTTGAAATAGAAGCCTATATAAAAACAAATAATATTACCACTAAACCTACTGCAAGTGGTTTGTATGTTATCGAAAAAACAAAAGGAACTGGAGCGCAAGTTTTGAAAGGTTCTATGGTGCAAGTACATTATACCGGTATGTTTTTAGATGGAAATACATTTGATTCTTCTATTGATAGAGGGCAGCCAATCGAATTTTCGGTTGGGCAAGGTCAAGTTATTCCGGGATGGGATGAAGGATTACAATTAATGAAAGTAGGTGGGAAAGCTACTTTTTTAATACCTTCTAATTTGGCTTATGGCGAAATGGGGTCTCAAGGAGCCATTCCCCCATATTCTCCGTTGTTGTTTGATGTTGAGGTTGTTGGGGTTAAATAATTTGTATACAAGTACATTTAAATTGTAAAAAATGCGAAAAATAGTTTTTCTTCTGCTTGCACTGGTTGTTTCTTTCACTAGTTTCTCACAAAAAAAGATAAAGAAAAAAAAGGTTAAAAAGCCTGTACTTGTTAGTACTGCAAGTGGACTGAAATATTCTATTGTTCAAAAAGGAAATGGAGCTCAACCTCAAGCCGGAGATTTAGTAAATGTGCATTATGTAGGACGACTTACCAACGATACTATTTTTGATAGCTCGGTAGAACGAGGACAACCTTTTGCGTTTAAGCTGGGAGTGGGGCAAGTTATAAAAGGATGGGATGAAATTGTGGCGTTGTTGCATGTTGGCGACAAGGCCAATGTTACAATTCCTCCCGATTTAGCTTACGGTTCTAATCCGGTAGGAACAATTCCTGCCAATTCAACCTTGCTTTTTGAGGTTGAGTTGTTAGATATGATACCCGCCCCAAAACCTGCGGCTGTTACTAAGTCAATGGATACAATAACCACTGCAAGTGGCTTAAAGTATATTATGTTAAAGAAAAACCCCAATGGAGTATTGCCTCAAAAAGGTGATAAGCTTACAGTTCATTATTCGGGTTTTTTAACGGATGGTCAGTTGTTCGATTCTTCTGTTGAAAGAGCTAAACCATTTGAGTTTAAAATAGGAGCGAGCAGAGTAATTAAAGGTTGGGAGGAAGGGTTTACCTATTTGCGTCAAGGCGAAAGGGCGAAGTTTATTATTCCACATGCACTTGCCTATGGAGAAAAAGGAATGGGGATAATTCCAGCTAAATCTGATTTAATTTTTGATGTAGAGTTGCTCTTGGTTACTCCACGTAAAGCTCCAAAACCATATGATATTGCAGGATTAGAGGTTAAAACTACCGAAAGTGGTTTAAAATACATTCGTGTAAAGGAAAATCCTAACGGTCCATTGGTAGTTCCTGGAAATGTTGTAATGGCACATTATACAGGATTTCTGGAGGATAGCACCATGTTCGACTCGACTGTTGATTTGGGCAAACCCTTTCAGTTTGTAATTGGAAAAAATCAAGTTATTAAGGGGTGGGAAGAAGCATTTTTATTGATGCGAATAGGAGAAAAATATAGAATTATTATTCCTCCTGCTTTAGCCTATGGAGAAAAGGGAAAAGCTCCGGCAATTAAACCAAATTCAACTTTAATATTTGATGTGGAAATTATGTCTGCTTTCGACCCTGTAAAACCTAAAAGTGATGATCATGGTGGGCATGACCATAGCGATCCTAATCACAAACATTAATTCTAGAGTACACGTGTTTTTAGTCTAATTTTTAGTATATTGATGTGTTAAACTAAAACTTTAATACAATCTTGTAAATAATTGATTTGTAGTTTTTTATTATTTTAAAATATGGCTATGCAGTTGTTGGGATCGATACTTAAAAGTACAATAGACCTAAATCGAAAATTGCCGAAATTTCCGAGGAAAGATGCATTTAAGGTTCAAACAAATACACTTACTAAACTACTAACAAAAGCACAAGCTACCGCTTTCGGAGAACACTATAATTTTAATGCACTATTACGTTCCAAAGATATTGTAGGCGATTTTCAAAAAAGTGTTCCTACGCACGATTATAATTCCATATTTCAAAAATGGTGGTACCGGGCTATTAATGGAGAGCCATTTGTTTGCTGGCCTGAACAAGTCAAATTTTTTGCGTTAAGTTCCGGCACGTCCGAGGCGTCTAGCAAATACATTCCTGTTACAAAGGATATGATAAAGGCTATACGTAAAACGAGTATGCGGCAAATTTTAACCATGTCGCATTATAATTTACCCAAAGAACATTTTCAACGTGGAATATTAATGTTAGGCGGAAGCACACATTTAAACTATAACGGAACGTATTTTGAAGGCGATTTAAGTGGAATATCTACCGGTAATTTACCTTTTTGGTTTCAATATTTTTATAAGCCGGGAAGGCGAATTGCAAAAGAGCGAGATTGGAACTCCAAATTAGACGAAATTACAAAAAGTGCAAAAGATTGGGATATTGGTGTAGTATCTGGTGTGCCGGCATGGATGCAAATACTTTTTGAACGAATTATAGCTCATTACAAGCTAAACAATATACATGAAATTTGGCCCAACTTGCTTATTTACGCGCACGGAGGTGTTTCATTTACTCCATATAAAAAAGGGTTTGAAAAGCTTTTGGGTAAACCAATGATATATTTGGAAACATATTTGGCTTCCGAAGGTTTTATTGCGTATCAAGAACGACCTAATTCCGAGGGAATGCGTTTGGTGCTCGATAATGGAATTTTTTATGAATTTGTGCCATTTAATGAGAACAATTTTGATGGCGATGGCAATATGATTCAAAATCCGGAGACACTTACCGTAGAAAATGTCAAAGAAAATCAAGAGTATGCAATACTACTTTCAACCTGCTCAGGTGCTTGGCGTTATTTAATTGGAGATACTATAAAATTTACTTCCTTAGAATATGGCGAAATTGTAATTACCGGTAGAACCAAGCATTTTTTGAGCTTGTGCGGAGAGCATCTTTCGCAAGATAACATGAATAGAGCCATAAAAATGGTGGAAGATGAATTAAATATTGTGATTAGAGAGTTTAGTGTTGCCGGAATTAACTACGAAAATTTATTTGCTCACAAATGGTATATTGGAACAGATGATAAAGTAGATACTTCTGTTTTAAAGGAGAAAATTGACTCTAATTTGAAAGCGTTAAACGATGATTACCGAGTGGAGCGTATTGCAGCGTTGAAAGATATATTGATAGAAGTGCTTCCATCGGCAGTTTTTTATGATTTTATGCGTTCAAAAGGCAAGGAGGGGGGGCAAAATAAATTTCCACGGGTTTTGAAAAAAAATCAGCTGACAGATTGGGAAGCTTTCTTAGCCAAATTAACTAAATAAGATGATTAGTGCAGTTTTAGAAGGCATTTTACTTGGCTTAACATTGGCAATGTTAATTGGTCCCGCTTTTTTTGCTTTGCTAGACACTAGTTTAACCAACGGATTTAAAATTGGTGTAGCGTTGGCTTTTGGTATATTTCTTAGCGATTTGTTTTGCATCATATTGGCTTATTTAGGTTTTTTACAGTTTATTGATAATCCAATCTATAAAATGGAAATAGGCATTGTTGGGGGCTTTATTCTTGTGTTGTTTGGGTTGTATAATATGTTGGGTAAAAAAACACTAAAACAATCGTCTGCCGCTTCTAGTTTTGGGAAATCGATATCGGTGGTGGTGATAAAAGGCTTTTTTTTAAACCTATTTAATCCATTTGTAATACTATTTTGGGTAGGTGTAGTTACGCTGGCCGGGTCTAGATTCGAGTCTTCAAAAATTAATGCAATTGTGTTTTTTGTAGCATCTCTCATTACCATTTTTGCAACAGATGTGGTAAAATGCTTTGTTGCTCGAAAAATTAAAAACTACCTAAACGCTACTGTACTTTTGTGGGTAAATAGAGTGTCAGGGTTAATACTTGTAATATTTGGACTCGTATTGGCAATTAGAGTAATAGCTCCTAATTTATTTCTCTAAAATTTCTTTTATGTTAGGCTTAAAGTACTTTTCGCTTTTCAGCACTTTCCCATCTTCTCTATAAATAGGCTTTCCGTTTTCATCTAGTTTGCTCATGTTGCTTCGGTGTATTTCGTTAAAAACAGCTTCAATTTTGTCTTGAAGTCCGTGTTTTAAAATAGTGCCACATAAAATATACATTAAGTCGCCTAAGGCATCGGCAATTTCTACCAAATCACCATTTTTGCAAGCTTCTAAGTATTCTTCATTTTCTTCGCGCATAAGGGTATAGCGCAGTAAATATTCGTCTTGGGTTAGTTTAGAAGTTGGAGTAAAGTTGTTTTTTATGCTAAAAGCATCATGAAACTCTTTTACTTTGTTTATACTGTTCTCCATTTTATTTCTTTTTATTCTTTTGGTTGTATTGCTCGTTCAATCCAGCCACCACTTCGTTGGTAATATCTAGGGAATCGTTTGCAAATAGCAATTCGCCAATGCCCGAATACGATAAAACATAATTGTATCCTGCATTTTTGTTATACTCGTTTAGGTAGGCAGTAACATCCTTTTTGAGTGCCATGTTTTTTTTCTGAATATCGTATTGCAATTCTTGTAATTGGGCTTCCATATTAGCAAGTTCCTCGCCTCTGCGTTTCATGTCTTCGTCAGCGGCTTTGGCTTGGTCAACTGATAAAAGCCCTTTTTGGATTTTTTCTTGATACATTAAATAATCATCTTGGTATTTTTGAGCTTTATCCTTGTAGTTTTTTTCTAACCAGCCTTGTTTAGCTTCTGCCTCTTTTTCTAAGTCTTTAACCCACTTTAATTTGCTGATAAGTGTATCTGTATTTACAAAAACTATTTTGTTTGGCTTTATCTCTTTGGGTAAAAGCGGAGTTAGTGTGCTATTAACTGTACTATCCGAGGTGGAAGTGTTTGTCGTGTTAGAAATTCCACTTTTTTTACCACTAAAGTGTAAATAATACAAAAATGCAACTGCAACAAGCAGAACTACATTTAAAATGGTTGATACATTTTTCATTGTCTAAGTAAGTTTTTGGTTTTAAAACGTGTGAATATACCGTTTTATAAAAAGCTGGCATAAATTTTCTCTTTTATTTTCTAATAAGCGAAACTTTTACCGCTATTTTGAGTATAAGGATATTAACAGTCTTAAATTAACCACAAAACCCAACCTTATGAAGAAATTACTATTTCTTTTCATTGCTTTACCTGCATTTATTTTTTCACAGTTAAACACCAATTCCTACCAATCCAAAAGGTTGTGGGTAAAACTAAAAAATCCTAGTTTATCCATCACTAGCGTTTCCGGTGTAAGTCAAGAAGCTACAATTCCTGATGTGTTTACCAATTTTGGTAAATCAGTAAGAATAAATAAGGTTAGTAAGTCATTTACCAATATTTCCAATTTTCCAGCCCTACAAAATATATACGAAGTCGATTTAGCTTCGGTAAATGATGTTGGGAGAGCAATCAAGGTGTTAAAATCTTCTCCGGAAGTGGAATATGCCGAATCAATTCCGTTGGAAAAATTGAGTTATAATCCAAACGACCCTAATTATTCAGCGCAATGGGAGCTTGCTAAAATTAATGCATCCGGAGCATGGAATCTTAATAAAGGAAGTACAAGTGTTGTTGTTGCTGTTATTGATGATGCAATACAAATTAATCATGCCGATTTAGCATCTAGTATTTGGGTAAACTCCTTAGATAATAATACAAATGGAGTGGATAATGACAATAATGGTTATATAGACGATAAGAATGGATTTGATGTTGCCGATAATGATAACGACCCAAGCCCTACTTCTGCACAATTTTTTCATGGAACTCAAGTAGCAGGTGCTGCTGCGGCAACCACAGATAATGCCAAGGGTGTTGCCTCCATAGGATTTAAAATAAAAATAATGCCAATAAAGGCCAGTAATGTAGCCAATGCAATTACGCATGGCTACGAAGGTATTTTATATGCAGCCATCAATAAAGCAAACGTTATTTGTTTGGCTTGGGGAAGTCCTGTTGCTACTGTTACCGGGCAAAGTATAATTGATTTTGCCTACTCAAAAGGATGTGTAATTGTAGCGGCTGCAGGTAATGATAATACAAACGCAATGTACTATCCAGCGGCATACAATAATGTAATAGCTGTTGCTTCTACCAATAATGGAGATGTAAAATCTTCATTTTCTAATTTTGGAAATTGGATAGATGTTTCTGCTCCTGGCGATAATATTTTTACAACTACCTATACTATGGTAGCAAATTCAGGTTATTCTACAGCATCAGGAACATCTATATCGGCAGGTATTGTGTCTGGTTTATGTGGGTTGATGTTATCTTATAAACCTGCAGTTACTCAGCAGGATATAGAAAATTGTTTAAAAAACAATGCAGATCAAAGTATTTACAGTTTAGCCGGGAATACCGCATATGCTGGTTTGTTGGGGTCGGGAAGGATAGAAAGTTCAAGTGCATTGAGTTGTTTGTTGGGTACACAGTACAATACACCAATTGCAGATTTTGAGGCCAACTATACAACCATCTATGCCGGTTCTAAAATATCGTTTACCAATAAATCCAAACATGCTCCAACTTCTTATCAATGGCGTGTAGATACAGGTGCAGCTAATTTAGTTTCTCCCCAAACAAACTTATCTAATATTACATTTAAAACTCCGGGAGTTTATACCGTTACATTATCTGCCACCAATAGTTTTGGAACAGACGTGGAGGTTAAAACAAATTACATTACCGTATTGTCTGGACCAAAAGGGTGCGATACCTTGTATTGGGAAAATAATCCTTTTTCAAATAATCCAAATCCAAATAAATGGTCGGCTTCTTTGTGGACATATCCTGATGCAGCAGCAAGCGGTGGTCATGCGTTTGGTGTAAATAGTTTATTACACAAAGAGATTGCACAATTGTACGGAGTAAGTAACGGATTGAATTATGTTCATAGAATAACGTTGTTGCTTGGTAAAACAAGTGCACCTGCATCTAGTATTGCATCTAAATACATAAAGATTAAGGTATATGGATTGGATTCCATTACAAGAAAACCGGTGGATATTAACGCTCCGGTAACGAATGTTCCTCTATCTACTTTGCTAAATGCTTCACCTTCCGGTATTAAAACTGTTATCATTAATTTACCTGCTATTAAAATTCCATCTGTAGGAATTGCAGGTGTTAAGCCTGATAGTTTCTTTGTGAGTATTGCAATGCAGGGTGGTGGATTAAACGAAGGTAATTTGCAATGGGCTGCAAGCAATGGAGATACAATGGCGTTGATTGGGTCTAGTTTTGCACCAGTTCAAAATCCAAATGAGGATTTAATTTGGTATAAAAAAGCTGATAATTCTTGGTGTCATTTAAAGGCAAGTGGCGGCTGTACTCCATGGGATTTTATTTCGAAATCTCATATTCATATGTTTCCTCATATGACAGATTTAGCACCTGAAGTTCAGTTTACCACAAGTTCAGACACTATTTGTGAGAATGATTTTATTGTGTTTGACGCTACTAACTCAAAATTCAATACTTCGCTAGGTTGGGATTTTGGAGGAGGTAAGCCGAATGTTTCTTCAAGAATTGTAGATACAATTTATTTTACGAACAGTGGTTCAACTCCCAAAACGTATAATGTAAAATTGGTAGGTGTTTCATCAGGGTGTGCAAATCTTACAGACACATTGATTAAAACAATAGTTGTTAATCCCAAACCACAAATTAATGTGTCTTTATCTCCCGGCAATTCAATTTGTATAGGTTCAGGAGATACGCTTACGGCTGTGGCTTCAGGTGCTAGTTCTTACAGTTGGTCGCCATCCTCTGGATTGAGTGCTACAATTGGAGATACAGTAAAAATTGTTCCGTTGCTGAATAATCAAACATACGAGGTTGCTGCAACAACTGCTAATGGTTGTTATGGGGCTACATCTTTTAATGTTTACTTAGATACGATGCCTGTTGCAAATGGAAATGTATCTGTAACCAATACTATTCCTAATCAGTTTATAAATTTAGATGCTACAACCAGTTCGAATGTAGCTACTTTTGTTTGGTCAATGCCTGGCGCAACACCTGCATCATCAACCTCTCCGCTAGCAACCATAAAATACACCAGCGCAGGAACGTATACTGTTAATTTGAAAGTAACAAACAGTTGTGGTTCCGATAGTTCATTCTCCCAAATAATTACAATAACACCTAATACGGGAATAGGAGAATGGTTTACCACCAAACACATTACCTCTATGTATAGTGCTGATGATAAATCAGTTTTCGTATCGGTAAATAATTTAGCAAGTATGGAAAATGCTACACTTGTTTTGACTAATCAGTTAGGTCAGCAAAATTATGTTCAAGCAATTGATATACAAAACGGTCAGAATAGCTACGCTGTGCCTGCAAGTACGTTGTCTAAAGGGATTTACTATTTAACAATTGGGAATGTAAAAGGAATGTATGTGAATAAAATTGTTGTACAGTAAATAGAGCGATATTTTAAATGAAAGCCGAGCTCCATATTATTTGGAGCTCGGCTTTTTATTATAATAACCTATACCTGTAAAACAATAAAGTTTGTAAATTGTTTATTGAGTGTTATATTTTTTTAGTTTAGAAAGTGAAACAAAAAAGTAAAAAGGTTTGCATTGTTGGTTCCGGAATTGCAGGTTTGGCCTGCGCAGCTCGGCTGGCGGCTAAAGGATACGCTGTTGCTTGTTTTGAAGCAAACTCCTATTATGGAGGCAAGCTTACTTCGTTTGAGAAAGATGGCTTTAGATTTGATGCAGGCCCTTCGCTTTTTACCATGCCCCAATTGGTTGATGATGTATT is drawn from Bacteroidota bacterium and contains these coding sequences:
- the thiS gene encoding sulfur carrier protein ThiS; translated protein: MQITFNGEIIETTENKPLSNLLSEKNLLAKNGIAIALNSKVIPKLKWDTTLLNNNDKILVITATQGG
- a CDS encoding FKBP-type peptidyl-prolyl cis-trans isomerase; this encodes MNNPFSTFLHITLFLFVLLSCNNNKGRKNVSESTLKEPLIDANKKMVKQESDEIDQYVKLQGWKMRTSGSGLRYMIYDTTNKPFAQNGQMAKVKYKISLLDGTVCYSSEKNGFKEFLIGQDHVESGLHEGIRYMKEGEKALFVMPSHLAHGLSGDNDKVPPRSSLVFDIELISLR
- a CDS encoding FKBP-type peptidyl-prolyl cis-trans isomerase; the encoded protein is MSAFKKYSSKFNKHISNSMCVCFFLLTFISSCKKEEKYKGYKETNSGLYYKLLSFGDSTKTAKNTDFLALRIVYKNERDSVFLDTKNQNPLGYLLVPASKVSFKGSFEEFYTSMNEGDSITFKVHSDSLFIKFLQTEYPVFIKESSILNVDVKLQKILSKEAYENELKLLAQLIDDLDIEEQRKLLIYLRQNNIFQSPLDNGLYYISAIEGDGPLVENEKTIVMRYNGYFMDGKKFDTTIDSSLFEFVMGKEDQIIPGIAEGIKLMKQGGKAKLIIPSHLAYGKDGSSTGVVPPYTTLIYDIEIVQVK
- a CDS encoding FKBP-type peptidyl-prolyl cis-trans isomerase; this encodes MKKQFKTAILASIGAFVVSCNSNKGSADFEKTESGLEYKFYSQNKEGVKPKEGDFIKVIMQYKTSKDSVLFKSAQVAMDGSGAIEFPVAKAPFKGSFEEGLAMMSVGDSASFKVSADSLYLLAFKAKELPAFIDKGSLLTFDVKLVSIRSKEEVMKEQEMAMQKQAAEAEKRKTQEPLEIEAYIKTNNITTKPTASGLYVIEKTKGTGAQVLKGSMVQVHYTGMFLDGNTFDSSIDRGQPIEFSVGQGQVIPGWDEGLQLMKVGGKATFLIPSNLAYGEMGSQGAIPPYSPLLFDVEVVGVK
- a CDS encoding FKBP-type peptidyl-prolyl cis-trans isomerase encodes the protein MRKIVFLLLALVVSFTSFSQKKIKKKKVKKPVLVSTASGLKYSIVQKGNGAQPQAGDLVNVHYVGRLTNDTIFDSSVERGQPFAFKLGVGQVIKGWDEIVALLHVGDKANVTIPPDLAYGSNPVGTIPANSTLLFEVELLDMIPAPKPAAVTKSMDTITTASGLKYIMLKKNPNGVLPQKGDKLTVHYSGFLTDGQLFDSSVERAKPFEFKIGASRVIKGWEEGFTYLRQGERAKFIIPHALAYGEKGMGIIPAKSDLIFDVELLLVTPRKAPKPYDIAGLEVKTTESGLKYIRVKENPNGPLVVPGNVVMAHYTGFLEDSTMFDSTVDLGKPFQFVIGKNQVIKGWEEAFLLMRIGEKYRIIIPPALAYGEKGKAPAIKPNSTLIFDVEIMSAFDPVKPKSDDHGGHDHSDPNHKH
- a CDS encoding GH3 auxin-responsive promoter family protein — its product is MQLLGSILKSTIDLNRKLPKFPRKDAFKVQTNTLTKLLTKAQATAFGEHYNFNALLRSKDIVGDFQKSVPTHDYNSIFQKWWYRAINGEPFVCWPEQVKFFALSSGTSEASSKYIPVTKDMIKAIRKTSMRQILTMSHYNLPKEHFQRGILMLGGSTHLNYNGTYFEGDLSGISTGNLPFWFQYFYKPGRRIAKERDWNSKLDEITKSAKDWDIGVVSGVPAWMQILFERIIAHYKLNNIHEIWPNLLIYAHGGVSFTPYKKGFEKLLGKPMIYLETYLASEGFIAYQERPNSEGMRLVLDNGIFYEFVPFNENNFDGDGNMIQNPETLTVENVKENQEYAILLSTCSGAWRYLIGDTIKFTSLEYGEIVITGRTKHFLSLCGEHLSQDNMNRAIKMVEDELNIVIREFSVAGINYENLFAHKWYIGTDDKVDTSVLKEKIDSNLKALNDDYRVERIAALKDILIEVLPSAVFYDFMRSKGKEGGQNKFPRVLKKNQLTDWEAFLAKLTK
- a CDS encoding LysE family transporter; the protein is MISAVLEGILLGLTLAMLIGPAFFALLDTSLTNGFKIGVALAFGIFLSDLFCIILAYLGFLQFIDNPIYKMEIGIVGGFILVLFGLYNMLGKKTLKQSSAASSFGKSISVVVIKGFFLNLFNPFVILFWVGVVTLAGSRFESSKINAIVFFVASLITIFATDVVKCFVARKIKNYLNATVLLWVNRVSGLILVIFGLVLAIRVIAPNLFL
- a CDS encoding nucleoside triphosphate pyrophosphohydrolase family protein; amino-acid sequence: MENSINKVKEFHDAFSIKNNFTPTSKLTQDEYLLRYTLMREENEEYLEACKNGDLVEIADALGDLMYILCGTILKHGLQDKIEAVFNEIHRSNMSKLDENGKPIYREDGKVLKSEKYFKPNIKEILEK
- a CDS encoding OmpH family outer membrane protein, with amino-acid sequence MKNVSTILNVVLLVAVAFLYYLHFSGKKSGISNTTNTSTSDSTVNSTLTPLLPKEIKPNKIVFVNTDTLISKLKWVKDLEKEAEAKQGWLEKNYKDKAQKYQDDYLMYQEKIQKGLLSVDQAKAADEDMKRRGEELANMEAQLQELQYDIQKKNMALKKDVTAYLNEYNKNAGYNYVLSYSGIGELLFANDSLDITNEVVAGLNEQYNQKNKKK